One genomic region from Nymphaea colorata isolate Beijing-Zhang1983 chromosome 12, ASM883128v2, whole genome shotgun sequence encodes:
- the LOC116266093 gene encoding transcription factor MYB17-like, translated as MGRAPCCEKQGLKKGPWTPEEDEILIDYIKKNGHGSWRALPKLAGLLRCGKSCRLRWTNYLRPDIKRGPFTPEEEKTIIQLHGILGNRWSSIASQLPGRTDNEIKNLWNTHLKKRLIRMGLDPMTHAPPPGPAISSPSRPLEATAMRHMAQWENARLEAEARLSKESLLFSGSQTTSDAKLPAGTSSDYFMKMWNSDVGESFRKLGRNSNSHSSNSQVSSTSSSTKHGSETMMAIVRAKVEELESASDHDVEMVAANECKDDGSSSSNEIDESTVSFSGLLGSELLMDFTQAMGESASLGGAPHHAWPWGDLRSDF; from the exons ATGGGAAGAGCTCCTTGCTGTGAGAAGCAAGGCCTGAAGAAGGGGCCGTGGACGCCGGAAGAAGACGAGATCCTGATCGACTATATCAAGAAGAACGGCCATGGAAGCTGGCGCGCTCTCCCTAAACTTGCTG GTTTGCTACGGTGTGGTAAGAGTTGTCGCCTACGGTGGACCAACTATTTGAGGCCAGACATTAAGAGGGGGCCCTTTACTCCTGAAGAGGAGAAGACCATCATTCAATTGCATGGCATCCTTGGAAACAG GTGGTCTTCCATAGCATCTCAATTGCCCGGCCGCACCGACAACGAGATCAAGAATCTCTGGAACACTCACCTTAAGAAACGCTTGATCAGGATGGGCCTTGATCCCATGACTCATGCTCCTCCTCCTGGACCTGCCATTAGCTCTCCTTCACGACCCTTGGAGGCCACGGCGATGCGTCACATGGCCCAGTGGGAAAATGCGAGGCTGGAAGCAGAAGCAAGGCTGTCCAAAGAGTCACTGCTCTTCTCCGGCTCTCAGACCACGTCCGACGCCAAACTGCCCGCCGGCACCAGTTCAGACTATTTCATGAAGATGTGGAACTCAGATGTTGGGGAGTCGTTCCGGAAGCTGGGCAGGAACAGCAACAGCCACAGCAGCAACAGCCAAGTCTCCTCCACATCGTCCTCGACCAAGCATGGCTCGGAGACCATGATGGCCATAGTCAGGGCCAAGGTTGAAGAACTGGAGAGTGCTTCAGACCACGACGTCGAGATGGTTGCAGCGAATGAGTGCAAGGACGACGGCTCGTCGAGCTCGAACGAGATCGACGAATCAACCGTTTCGTTCTCCGGCCTCTTGGGGAGCGAATTGCTCATGGATTTCACACAGGCCATGGGAGAGTCGGCCAGTCTCGGCGGTGCTCCACACCATGCCTGGCCGTGGGGCGACTTGAGATCTGATTTCTGA